The following are encoded together in the Fusobacteriaceae bacterium genome:
- a CDS encoding autotransporter domain-containing protein → MDVTPAITAPTASDPTGSVINTGSYDVEFAGQITGTGTVEKAGSGELLLTGTNNDYTGNTTVTAGTLALKGAITASSVKVNSGTTFTAYQGAKIGGNLDASGATLNFYVPGTATDGDKILTVGGSADVSGSTVNVGIDGSSSALDTGDEIILIDAASRAGVPSNAKSSGTAMKGVTLQYDFELITNTTQLIAKLLTDTTSIVPPMGAGTLNPRVKALSEGYIAGISLINQGGDLIDPSKIQNFSYDFEGFAIMNGGSSRYNTGSHVDLKSFSVVAGVTKGKEVSGGKLMFGGFFEYGTGSYDTYNSFTSLASVRGDGDLSYFGGGILGRMDFKPVKSGNFYLEGSLRAGRIKNKYSSKDLQSVIGTIAAYSKTDGYAGFHLGAGYRWNITEKTELDLYTKYFYTKEKGDHVILSTGDDIHFKDVTSSRIRIGGRLSGNGEKVKPYAGLAWEYEGDGKARATTSGLKIGTPSLTGSTGIAELGVKLTPSPKWTLDIGIQGYVGEREGVTGSLRVKYVF, encoded by the coding sequence TTGGACGTAACACCGGCGATCACAGCCCCCACGGCGTCCGACCCGACCGGCTCCGTCATCAACACCGGCTCCTACGACGTCGAATTCGCCGGCCAAATCACCGGAACGGGAACTGTCGAAAAAGCGGGATCGGGCGAACTGCTCTTGACCGGCACAAACAATGACTACACCGGCAACACGACGGTGACGGCGGGAACCCTCGCCCTCAAAGGCGCAATTACCGCGAGCAGCGTCAAAGTCAACAGCGGCACAACTTTTACGGCCTACCAAGGCGCGAAAATCGGCGGCAACCTTGACGCGAGCGGCGCAACCCTCAACTTCTATGTCCCCGGCACGGCCACAGACGGCGACAAAATCCTCACGGTAGGAGGATCGGCAGACGTCTCGGGCAGCACGGTCAATGTCGGAATCGACGGAAGCAGTTCTGCGCTCGACACTGGGGATGAGATCATCCTGATTGACGCGGCTTCCCGCGCGGGAGTTCCCTCAAACGCTAAATCCTCAGGGACCGCCATGAAAGGCGTAACGCTGCAATATGATTTTGAACTGATTACAAATACCACTCAACTCATTGCGAAGCTTTTGACGGACACCACGAGCATTGTTCCGCCCATGGGCGCCGGAACCCTCAATCCCAGAGTGAAGGCCCTCTCGGAAGGGTACATCGCGGGGATCTCCCTGATCAACCAGGGCGGCGACCTGATCGACCCATCCAAAATACAGAACTTCAGCTATGATTTTGAAGGATTCGCCATAATGAACGGCGGTTCAAGTCGCTACAACACCGGCTCCCATGTGGACTTGAAGAGCTTTTCGGTCGTAGCGGGCGTAACGAAGGGCAAGGAAGTGTCCGGAGGCAAACTCATGTTTGGCGGCTTCTTCGAATACGGAACCGGCTCCTATGACACCTACAATTCCTTCACGAGTCTCGCTTCCGTACGCGGCGACGGCGACCTCAGCTACTTCGGCGGCGGCATCCTCGGCCGGATGGACTTCAAACCTGTAAAATCCGGGAATTTCTACCTTGAAGGCTCCCTGCGGGCGGGCCGCATCAAGAATAAGTACAGCAGCAAAGACTTGCAGTCCGTAATCGGAACGATCGCGGCTTACAGTAAGACCGACGGGTATGCGGGCTTCCATCTGGGCGCAGGATATCGCTGGAACATTACTGAAAAGACCGAACTTGATCTTTACACGAAGTATTTCTATACGAAGGAAAAGGGCGATCACGTGATTCTCTCGACGGGCGACGACATCCACTTCAAAGACGTTACGTCCAGTCGGATCCGGATCGGCGGCAGACTCAGCGGAAACGGGGAAAAGGTAAAGCCATACGCGGGATTGGCTTGGGAATATGAAGGCGACGGCAAGGCCCGGGCGACGACATCCGGTCTCAAGATCGGAACGCCTTCCCTGACAGGCTCGACAGGGATCGCGGAGCTGGGCGTGAAGCTCACTCCCTCCCCCAAATGGACCCTCGACATCGGGATCCAGGGCTATGTCGGCGAGCGCGAAGGCGTCACCGGCAGCCTGCGGGTAAAATACGTGTTTTAG
- a CDS encoding HigA family addiction module antidote protein, giving the protein MKNEQYIDIKIPTPGEILLKEFMEPLGLSVNKLALGLHASWKTVDSIVRDKRAISGEMGRRLSDYFGMSPSFWSDLQKFYDLEVSKSKINRDHVKRETVTAISGK; this is encoded by the coding sequence ATGAAAAACGAACAGTATATTGATATCAAGATACCCACACCAGGCGAGATATTGCTTAAGGAGTTTATGGAACCACTTGGTCTGTCTGTCAACAAATTGGCCCTTGGTTTGCATGCCTCGTGGAAAACGGTTGACAGCATCGTCAGGGACAAAAGGGCAATTTCCGGAGAAATGGGGCGCAGACTGTCGGACTATTTCGGGATGAGTCCATCTTTCTGGTCGGACTTACAGAAATTTTACGATTTGGAAGTCTCGAAAAGCAAAATCAACCGCGATCATGTCAAGCGGGAAACTGTTACCGCGATCAGCGGTAAATAG
- a CDS encoding alpha/beta hydrolase: protein MKNTVMKTALRSKRGYDIPLTAAIDGAEALCLVIHGFGSSKESPTATFLLEEFPKRGIGVAALDLPAHGKSPGDGEYLRIANCLADIGTVDAWLGSQCPEKEIFYFGSSFGAYLALLYLAGVKSAGKKAFLRSAAVCMPDLMRELAPKEKESLAAQGYVELGSDYGYFRPLKLTRGFFEDLDENDVFSIWRPEYGELAMIHGEADEEVPVAEATRFAEKFAVPITVVPGGDHRLSIPGAQDLVLARALEFFGSLQNS, encoded by the coding sequence ATGAAAAATACCGTAATGAAAACGGCCTTGAGAAGCAAGAGGGGCTATGATATTCCGCTGACGGCGGCCATAGACGGAGCGGAGGCGCTCTGCCTCGTGATTCACGGCTTCGGGAGCAGCAAAGAGAGCCCCACGGCGACCTTTTTGCTCGAGGAATTCCCGAAGCGGGGCATCGGGGTCGCGGCCCTCGATCTGCCAGCCCACGGAAAAAGCCCTGGGGACGGGGAATATCTGAGAATTGCCAATTGTCTCGCCGATATCGGGACGGTTGACGCCTGGCTCGGAAGCCAATGCCCGGAAAAGGAGATTTTTTATTTCGGCTCCAGCTTCGGGGCCTATCTGGCGCTCCTCTACCTGGCGGGCGTAAAATCCGCAGGGAAAAAGGCTTTCCTGCGTTCGGCGGCCGTCTGTATGCCCGACTTGATGCGGGAACTGGCTCCAAAAGAGAAAGAGAGTCTTGCGGCTCAAGGATATGTGGAATTAGGGAGCGATTACGGCTATTTCCGGCCGCTGAAGCTCACCCGGGGCTTCTTCGAGGACCTCGACGAAAACGATGTGTTTTCGATCTGGCGGCCTGAATACGGGGAGCTGGCCATGATTCACGGAGAAGCGGACGAAGAGGTTCCGGTCGCCGAGGCGACGCGCTTCGCGGAAAAATTTGCGGTTCCGATTACGGTTGTGCCGGGCGGGGATCACCGCTTGTCGATCCCGGGCGCGCAGGATCTTGTGCTCGCCAGGGCGCTGGAATTTTTCGGATCTTTACAGAATTCCTGA
- a CDS encoding MBL fold metallo-hydrolase: MAFFFFLLLLVLAGSGCVFLRHPKFGRLPLGERLARIEKSPNYRDGVFHNETPTPVMAVKRPPIRSMLKFLFSSRKNLRPKSAIPSVKTDLKALDPKADVLVWLGHSSLYLQLNGKRILVDPVLFEGAPLSFFNMAFPGTEIYKPEDFPDIDYLLITHDHWDHLDYKAMKALKDRIGKVVCGLGVGEHLAYWGFPEEKIVELDWNEKSAFTEDFTIDCLPARHFSGRKFTRNKSLWVGWIIETPAKKIYISGDSGYDGHFAKIREKYGKIDLAILENGQYNPDWRYIHMLPEDLVKAAKDIDATRLFTVHNSKYILSTHTWREPLDKIAENAEKENLPLITPMIGEVVRIGDRGQTFQKWWENVK, encoded by the coding sequence ATGGCATTTTTCTTTTTCCTGTTGCTTCTTGTTCTTGCGGGCTCGGGCTGTGTCTTTTTGCGTCATCCGAAATTCGGGCGGCTCCCCCTGGGAGAGCGTCTCGCCCGGATCGAAAAATCCCCCAATTATCGGGACGGCGTTTTTCACAACGAGACGCCCACGCCGGTCATGGCGGTGAAGCGGCCGCCGATCAGATCCATGCTGAAATTTCTTTTTTCCAGCCGGAAGAATCTGCGCCCCAAAAGCGCGATTCCCTCGGTCAAAACCGATCTGAAGGCCCTTGATCCCAAGGCGGACGTCCTCGTCTGGCTCGGGCATTCCTCTCTTTATTTGCAATTGAACGGAAAGCGGATTTTAGTGGATCCCGTTCTCTTTGAGGGGGCCCCGCTTTCCTTTTTCAATATGGCTTTTCCCGGGACGGAAATCTACAAGCCCGAAGATTTCCCGGACATCGATTATCTCCTGATTACCCATGATCACTGGGATCATCTGGACTACAAGGCCATGAAAGCCCTTAAAGACCGGATCGGAAAAGTGGTTTGCGGTCTCGGCGTGGGGGAACATTTGGCGTATTGGGGATTCCCGGAGGAAAAAATCGTGGAGCTCGATTGGAACGAAAAAAGCGCCTTCACGGAAGATTTCACCATTGACTGCCTGCCCGCGCGGCATTTTTCGGGCCGCAAATTTACCCGGAACAAGAGCCTCTGGGTGGGCTGGATCATCGAAACCCCGGCAAAAAAAATCTATATCAGCGGAGACAGCGGCTATGACGGGCATTTTGCGAAGATCAGAGAAAAATACGGAAAAATCGATCTGGCGATCCTCGAAAACGGGCAGTACAACCCGGATTGGCGCTATATCCACATGCTGCCCGAAGACCTGGTCAAGGCGGCGAAAGACATCGATGCGACCCGCTTATTTACCGTGCACAATTCCAAGTATATCCTCTCGACCCATACGTGGCGGGAGCCTCTCGATAAAATCGCGGAAAACGCTGAAAAAGAGAATTTGCCGCTGATCACGCCCATGATCGGGGAAGTGGTCCGAATCGGTGATCGGGGGCAGACATTTCAAAAGTGGTGGGAGAATGTGAAATAA
- a CDS encoding DUF362 domain-containing protein, with amino-acid sequence MKLTQTSTVVLLLFIVLSGILPKKTEAAPKAAKPKVYFTKDISPKGLVAVYEALGVKASGRVAVKISTGEPGGHNFLQPALIKDLVQGIKGTLVECNTAYGSQRASAAHHKQVAKDHGFTAIAPVDILDEEGEISLPVKGGKNLKEDFVGSHFRNYDFYVILSHFKGHAMGGFGGAVKNMSIGLASAAGKLWIHSAGKTKSGWSGGTHDQFLESMAEAAKAVADDRKEKIIYISVMNRLSVDCDCDSSPEEPDMHDIGVLSSLDPVALDKACVDLVYAAPDGKSLIERMESRNGVHTLNHGAAIGLGSLDYELVRLDK; translated from the coding sequence ATGAAACTCACGCAAACTTCAACCGTAGTTTTGCTGCTCTTTATTGTCCTTTCGGGCATTCTCCCGAAAAAAACGGAAGCGGCCCCGAAGGCGGCCAAGCCGAAAGTATATTTTACGAAAGACATCAGCCCCAAGGGACTTGTGGCGGTCTATGAGGCCCTTGGCGTCAAGGCTTCCGGACGGGTCGCCGTAAAAATCAGTACGGGGGAGCCCGGCGGACACAATTTTCTGCAGCCGGCCCTGATCAAGGACCTTGTGCAGGGGATCAAGGGGACCCTTGTCGAATGCAATACCGCCTACGGCAGCCAAAGAGCAAGCGCCGCACATCACAAGCAGGTCGCGAAGGATCACGGCTTTACAGCCATCGCTCCCGTCGATATCCTCGATGAGGAAGGAGAAATCAGCCTTCCGGTCAAAGGCGGCAAAAATCTCAAAGAGGATTTTGTGGGCTCTCATTTTCGAAATTACGATTTCTACGTGATCCTCTCCCACTTCAAGGGCCACGCCATGGGCGGCTTCGGCGGCGCCGTCAAGAATATGTCCATCGGCCTCGCCTCCGCTGCCGGAAAATTGTGGATCCATTCGGCAGGAAAGACAAAGAGCGGCTGGTCCGGCGGGACGCACGACCAGTTTCTCGAATCCATGGCCGAAGCGGCCAAGGCGGTCGCCGACGATCGCAAAGAGAAGATTATTTACATCAGCGTCATGAACCGGCTTTCCGTGGATTGCGACTGCGATTCCAGTCCCGAAGAACCCGATATGCACGATATCGGCGTCCTTTCGTCTCTCGATCCCGTGGCCCTTGACAAGGCCTGCGTCGATCTCGTTTACGCGGCCCCCGACGGCAAATCCCTGATAGAGCGCATGGAATCCCGGAACGGCGTCCACACGCTGAACCACGGCGCGGCCATCGGGCTGGGTTCTCTCGACTATGAGCTCGTAAGGCTGGACAAATGA